Proteins encoded within one genomic window of Ottowia sp. SB7-C50:
- a CDS encoding tripartite tricarboxylate transporter substrate binding protein, with protein sequence MKQFIKQCAALALVAVAAGAQAQSWPQRPVKVVVPYGAGSSPDILARVLNDRLSARLGQGFIVENRPGAGGNAGTDAVAKAAPDGYTVLLSVNAPLVYNTILYKNLPYDPFRDFAPVSLAARNPNVCAVSPAMGVDSVKGWLDALRRHPGKYNFASTGNGSISHLGVELIKIKTRSFAVHIPYASSGQAVTAMLQGDVHFACLPAVAIMPQVKSGKLKALAITSAERSPLLPDVPTLKESGLPDIQAAPWFAYVAPAATPPAIVQRLSAELDAVLKEPDVREKLKAAYFDPIGGTPESLGRFMREEQTRWRPVIERAGLKPD encoded by the coding sequence TTGAAGCAGTTCATCAAGCAGTGCGCGGCGCTCGCGCTGGTGGCCGTCGCGGCGGGGGCGCAGGCCCAGTCATGGCCGCAGCGCCCGGTCAAGGTGGTGGTGCCGTACGGCGCGGGTTCGTCGCCCGACATCCTGGCGCGCGTGCTGAACGACCGGCTGTCGGCGCGGCTGGGCCAGGGCTTCATCGTCGAAAACCGGCCCGGTGCGGGCGGCAATGCGGGCACCGACGCCGTGGCCAAGGCCGCGCCCGACGGCTACACCGTGCTGCTGTCGGTCAACGCGCCACTGGTCTACAACACCATCCTCTACAAGAACCTGCCCTACGACCCGTTCCGCGACTTCGCGCCGGTGTCGCTGGCGGCGCGCAACCCCAACGTGTGTGCGGTGTCGCCGGCGATGGGCGTCGATTCGGTCAAGGGCTGGCTGGACGCGCTGCGTCGCCATCCGGGCAAGTACAACTTTGCCTCCACCGGCAACGGATCGATCTCGCACCTGGGCGTGGAGCTCATCAAGATCAAGACGCGCTCGTTCGCAGTGCACATCCCCTACGCCTCGTCCGGCCAGGCCGTGACGGCCATGCTGCAGGGCGACGTGCACTTTGCCTGCCTGCCGGCGGTGGCCATCATGCCGCAGGTGAAAAGCGGCAAGCTGAAGGCGCTGGCCATCACGTCGGCCGAGCGCTCGCCGCTGCTGCCCGACGTGCCCACGCTCAAGGAATCCGGGCTGCCCGACATCCAGGCGGCGCCGTGGTTCGCCTACGTCGCGCCCGCGGCCACGCCGCCCGCCATCGTGCAGCGCCTGAGCGCCGAGCTGGACGCGGTGCTGAAGGAGCCCGACGTGCGCGAAAAACTCAAGGCCGCGTATTTCGACCCCATCGGCGGCACGCCCGAATCGCTGGGCCGTTTCATGCGTGAAGAACAAACCCGCTGGCGCCCGGTGATCGAGCGCGCCGGCCTCAAGCCCGATTGA
- the queA gene encoding tRNA preQ1(34) S-adenosylmethionine ribosyltransferase-isomerase QueA, whose translation MSPRAFTTSDFDFALPPDLIAQHPAPERTGSRLLDGSGDAPVDRRFTDLTALLRDGDLLIFNDTQVVKARLFGEKPSGGKLELLIERVLPDGTVAAHMKVSKKPAPGTVLRMAGGFEAELLGRWPDAHGPLFHLRLSGDAYALMAAHGHVPLPPYITHADQPEDESRYQTVFARHPGAVAAPTAALHFDEPLLTELDARGVRRAFVTLHVGAGTFQPVKTESLADHVMHRERYHVPPDAAQAVADCRARGGRVVAVGTTSVRTLESWAHSGEASGDTGIFITPGFGFKVVDALVTNFHLPRSTLMMLVSALAGYDRVMALYAHAVAQRYRFFSYGDAMWLVRRDFRSLSGANACSDAVFSYSIYSIQTTSLSHTLPSSTLAG comes from the coding sequence ATGTCCCCGCGCGCCTTCACCACCAGCGACTTCGATTTCGCTCTGCCCCCCGACCTGATTGCCCAGCATCCGGCCCCCGAGCGCACGGGCTCGCGCCTGCTCGACGGCAGTGGCGATGCGCCGGTCGATCGCCGCTTCACCGATTTGACCGCGCTGCTGCGCGACGGCGATCTGCTCATCTTCAACGACACGCAGGTCGTCAAGGCGCGCCTGTTTGGAGAAAAGCCCAGCGGCGGCAAGCTGGAACTGCTGATCGAGCGCGTGCTGCCCGACGGCACCGTCGCCGCGCACATGAAGGTCAGCAAGAAGCCGGCGCCCGGCACCGTGCTGCGCATGGCCGGCGGCTTTGAGGCCGAACTGCTCGGGCGCTGGCCCGACGCGCATGGCCCGCTGTTCCACCTGCGCCTGTCGGGCGACGCGTATGCGCTGATGGCCGCACACGGCCACGTGCCGCTGCCGCCCTATATCACCCACGCAGACCAGCCCGAGGACGAATCGCGCTACCAGACGGTGTTCGCCCGCCACCCCGGCGCCGTGGCTGCGCCCACCGCCGCGCTGCACTTTGACGAGCCTCTGCTGACCGAGCTGGACGCACGCGGGGTGCGGCGCGCCTTCGTCACGCTGCACGTGGGCGCCGGCACCTTCCAGCCCGTCAAGACCGAAAGCCTGGCCGACCATGTGATGCACCGCGAGCGCTACCACGTGCCACCCGACGCGGCGCAGGCCGTTGCCGACTGCCGCGCGCGCGGAGGCCGCGTGGTGGCCGTGGGCACCACCAGCGTGCGCACGCTGGAAAGTTGGGCGCACAGCGGCGAGGCCAGCGGCGACACCGGCATCTTCATCACGCCGGGCTTCGGCTTCAAGGTGGTCGATGCGCTCGTCACCAACTTCCACCTGCCGCGCAGCACGCTGATGATGCTGGTCAGCGCGCTGGCTGGCTACGACCGTGTGATGGCGCTTTACGCGCACGCGGTGGCGCAGCGCTACCGCTTCTTCAGCTATGGCGACGCGATGTGGCTGGTGCGCCGGGATTTCCGATCCTTATCGGGCGCCAACGCTTGTTCAGACGCCGTATTCAGCTATTCAATTTATAGCATTCAGACCACCAGCTTGAGCCACACCTTGCCGTCCTCGACCTTGGCCGGATAG
- a CDS encoding aromatic ring-hydroxylating dioxygenase subunit alpha, producing the protein MSAEPIAWPAGDTSRIPFAVYTDEALHRQELERFFYRGHWCYVGLEAEVPNPGDFKRTVVGERSVILSRAADGALHCFENVCAHRGMQFCRKRHGSGVKEFVCPYHQWSYTLSGELQGVPLRRGVRQDGQVKGGMPADFNTKDHGLTQLKVATRGGVVFASFDHDVESLEDYLGPTILAYFDRLFNGRTLTLLGYNRQRIPGNWKLMQENIKDPYHPGLLHTWFVTFGLWRADNKAALKMDAHHRHAAMISTRGNAGKQSDVSQVSSFKSSMALEDPRFLDIVHEDWWGEPTAVMTTIFPSVIFQQQVNSVSTRHIQPDGHGHFDFVWTHFGFADDTPEMTARRLRQANLFGPAGFVSADDGEAIELSQCGFTQKPGHRALAELGGRGVEETDHMVTETLIRGMYDYWRKVMESDASGAAA; encoded by the coding sequence ATGTCCGCTGAACCCATTGCATGGCCCGCCGGCGACACCAGCCGCATTCCGTTTGCCGTCTATACCGACGAGGCGCTGCACCGCCAGGAGCTGGAGCGCTTCTTCTACCGCGGCCACTGGTGCTATGTGGGGCTGGAGGCCGAGGTGCCGAACCCCGGCGACTTCAAGCGCACCGTGGTGGGTGAGCGCAGCGTGATCCTGAGCCGCGCGGCCGACGGCGCGCTGCATTGCTTTGAAAACGTGTGCGCGCACCGCGGCATGCAGTTCTGCCGCAAGCGCCACGGCAGCGGCGTGAAGGAATTCGTCTGCCCCTACCACCAGTGGAGCTACACGCTGAGTGGCGAGTTGCAGGGCGTGCCGCTGCGGCGCGGCGTGCGGCAGGACGGGCAGGTCAAGGGCGGCATGCCGGCCGACTTCAACACGAAGGACCACGGCCTGACCCAACTGAAGGTCGCCACGCGCGGCGGCGTGGTGTTTGCCTCGTTCGATCACGACGTGGAATCGCTGGAGGACTACCTCGGCCCCACCATCCTCGCCTACTTCGACCGCCTGTTCAACGGCCGCACGCTCACCCTCCTGGGCTACAACCGCCAGCGCATTCCCGGCAACTGGAAGCTGATGCAGGAGAACATCAAGGACCCTTACCACCCCGGCCTGCTGCACACCTGGTTCGTCACCTTCGGGCTCTGGCGCGCCGACAACAAGGCGGCGCTGAAGATGGACGCACACCACCGCCACGCGGCCATGATCTCGACCCGCGGCAACGCGGGCAAGCAGTCCGATGTGTCGCAGGTGTCCAGCTTCAAGTCGAGCATGGCGCTGGAAGACCCGCGCTTTCTTGACATCGTGCACGAGGACTGGTGGGGCGAGCCGACGGCGGTGATGACTACCATCTTCCCCAGCGTGATCTTCCAGCAGCAGGTCAACAGCGTGTCCACGCGCCACATCCAGCCCGACGGGCACGGCCACTTCGACTTCGTGTGGACGCACTTCGGCTTTGCCGACGACACGCCCGAGATGACGGCGCGCCGCCTGCGCCAGGCCAACCTGTTTGGTCCGGCGGGATTCGTCAGCGCGGACGATGGCGAGGCCATCGAGCTGTCGCAATGCGGCTTCACGCAGAAGCCCGGCCACCGCGCGCTGGCCGAACTGGGCGGGCGCGGCGTGGAGGAAACCGATCACATGGTCACCGAGACACTGATCCGCGGCATGTACGACTACTGGCGCAAAGTGATGGAAAGCGATGCGTCGGGAGCCGCCGCATGA
- a CDS encoding non-heme iron oxygenase ferredoxin subunit, producing MTEPQWIAVATEADLFEGAGIAVRPIDDEIAIYKTEAGEVFATDNLCSHDGHGRLCDGFLEGHEIECPLHQGRFDIRSGDATMAPCVEAIRSYPAKVEDGKVWLKLVV from the coding sequence ATGACCGAACCCCAATGGATCGCCGTGGCCACCGAGGCCGACCTGTTTGAAGGCGCGGGCATCGCCGTGCGCCCGATCGACGACGAGATTGCCATCTACAAGACCGAGGCGGGCGAGGTCTTCGCCACCGACAACCTCTGCTCGCACGACGGGCATGGACGGCTGTGCGACGGTTTTCTGGAAGGGCACGAAATCGAATGCCCGTTGCACCAGGGCCGCTTCGACATTCGCAGCGGCGACGCCACGATGGCGCCGTGCGTGGAGGCGATCCGCAGCTATCCGGCCAAGGTCGAGGACGGCAAGGTGTGGCTCAAGCTGGTGGTCTGA
- a CDS encoding chorismate mutase yields the protein MNQEPDTQRGPLRRFTDPSYVPLCASLAEVRERIDALDRQIVALLAERGRYVKDAARFKRDAFQVSAPARQQQVLDKVRALAEAQGAYPEVVEAAYRALIAGFIAREQQDFNAMEDVS from the coding sequence ATGAACCAGGAACCCGATACCCAGCGCGGCCCGCTGCGCCGCTTTACCGACCCTTCGTATGTGCCGCTGTGCGCGTCGCTCGCCGAGGTGCGCGAGCGCATCGACGCGCTGGACCGCCAGATCGTCGCGCTGCTGGCCGAACGCGGCCGCTACGTCAAGGACGCAGCGCGCTTCAAGCGCGATGCGTTCCAGGTCTCGGCGCCCGCCCGCCAGCAGCAGGTGCTGGACAAGGTGCGCGCTCTGGCCGAAGCGCAGGGCGCCTACCCCGAGGTGGTCGAGGCGGCCTATCGTGCGCTGATTGCCGGCTTCATCGCCCGCGAGCAGCAGGATTTCAACGCCATGGAGGATGTGTCTTGA
- a CDS encoding aromatic-ring-hydroxylating dioxygenase subunit beta has product MSAPALDFATWQALVQLHADYAAAVDSGDWDLWPTFFTDDCVYKLQPRENHERGFPLATLSFDSQASLRDRVYGIRETLFHDPYYQRHVVGAPVIRSVGDDGIRCESHYAVFRTKLDGLSTVFNVGRYLDRVVQTPGGLKFAERLAIYDSEMIPNSIIYPI; this is encoded by the coding sequence ATGAGCGCGCCCGCACTCGACTTCGCCACCTGGCAAGCCCTGGTGCAACTGCACGCCGACTACGCCGCCGCCGTCGACAGCGGCGACTGGGATCTGTGGCCCACTTTCTTCACAGACGACTGCGTGTACAAGCTGCAGCCGCGTGAGAACCACGAGCGCGGCTTTCCGCTGGCCACCCTGTCGTTCGACAGCCAGGCCAGCCTGCGCGACCGGGTCTACGGCATCCGCGAGACGCTGTTTCACGACCCGTACTACCAGCGCCACGTGGTCGGCGCGCCGGTAATCCGCAGCGTGGGCGACGACGGCATCCGCTGCGAGAGCCACTATGCGGTGTTCCGCACCAAGCTCGATGGCCTGTCGACGGTGTTTAACGTCGGCCGCTATCTGGACCGCGTGGTGCAGACGCCCGGCGGCCTGAAGTTCGCCGAGCGACTGGCCATCTACGACAGCGAGATGATTCCCAACTCCATCATCTACCCGATATGA